In the Lepisosteus oculatus isolate fLepOcu1 chromosome 6, fLepOcu1.hap2, whole genome shotgun sequence genome, one interval contains:
- the LOC138239410 gene encoding lactose-binding lectin l-2-like — translation MIRLPTTVLLCIVFTLSVDSVLGKVCQRCPSGWVSFQDRCFQHFAQAKIWADAEVDCIRYGGNLASVHSEVEHNFLLQLIKSRGANPTWLGGSDCVKEGRWLWSDGSKWDYSKWDPPEPNNLDVENCLLTYWALANWNDMPCNYQFPYICALTP, via the exons ATGATCCGTCTTCCTACAACAGTACTGCTCTGCATTGTCTTCACACTCAGTGTGGATTCAG TCTTAGGAAAAGTGTGCCAGAGATGTCCCTCAGGCTGGGTGAGCTTCCAAGACCGCTGCTTCCAACATTTTGCACAAGCCAAAATATGGGCTGATGCTGAG GTGGACTGTATCAGATATGGAGGAAACTTGGCCTCAGTCCACAGTGAAGTGGAACACAATTTTCTGTTGCAACTCATCAAGTCCAGGGGAGCAAATCCAACTTGGCTGGGAGGTAGCGACTGTGTGAAG GAGGGCAGATGGCTCTGGAGTGATGGATCAAAATGGGACTACAGCAAGTGGGATCCCCCAGAGCCCAATAACCTTGACGTTGAAAACTGTCTACTCACATATTGGG CTCTGGCAAACTGGAATGACATGCCTTGCAATTATCAATTTCCATACATCTGTGCTCTGACACCTTAA